One Engystomops pustulosus chromosome 7, aEngPut4.maternal, whole genome shotgun sequence DNA window includes the following coding sequences:
- the CD151 gene encoding CD151 antigen, producing MGEYNEKKETCGTICLKYLLFTFNFFFWLAGLAVMAVGVWTLVQKSDYISLLPSSMYAATAYILVIAGAVVMVTGFLGCCATFKERKSLLKVYFILLLCIFILEVLAGILAYIYYQQLNDELKQSLKNTMTMKYKQPGEDKVTNAVDKLQQEFKCCGSNNSQDWKESAWIRSPESEGRLVPDSCCKTMSNRCGIREHPSNIYKVEGGCITKLETFIRSHLLIIGAVGLGIGFVQVFGMIFTCCLYKSLKSEPY from the exons ATGGGCGAGTACAACGAGAAGAAGGAAACCTGCGGGACGATATGTCTGAAGTACCTGCTTTTCacttttaatttctttttctGG CTGGCAGGCCTTGCGGTCATGGCTGTAGGAGTATGGACACTGGTCCAGAAAAGTGACTACATCAGCCTCCTACCGTCCAGCATGTACGCCGCCACCGCATACATCCTTGTCATTGCTGGGGCTGTTGTTATGGTGACCGGCTTCCTCGGATGCTGCGCAACCTTTAAGGAaagaaaaagtctgcttaaagTA TATTTTATcctgttactctgcatcttcatCTTGGAGGTTCTGGCAGGGATCCTGGCCTATATTTACTACCAGCAG TTGAACGATGAACTGAAGCAAAGCCTGAAAAATACCATGACCATGAAATACAAACAGCCAGGAGAGGACAAAGTGACCAATGCAGTGGACAAACTGCAGCAGGAG TTTAAGTGTTGCGGCAGTAATAATTCCCAGGACTGGAAGGAAAGTGCTTGGATAAGGTCTCCAGAATCCGAGGGGCGTCTGGTTCCCGACAGCTGCTGTAAGACTATGAGCAACAGATGTGGGATCCGGGAACATCCGTCAAATATCTACAAAGTGGAG GGCGGTTGCATCACTAAACTGGAAACCTTCATCCGATCTCATCTGCTTATTATTGGAGCTGTGGGCCTGGGTATTGGCTTTGTACAG GTATTTGGAATGATTTTTACCTGTTGCCTGTACAAGAGTCTAAAGTCAGAGCCATATTAA